A window of Syngnathoides biaculeatus isolate LvHL_M chromosome 9, ASM1980259v1, whole genome shotgun sequence contains these coding sequences:
- the lcorl gene encoding uncharacterized protein lcorl isoform X2 has protein sequence MLTRDLNLFNDCEPEAVADWSPEANCSFCSLPLDKLSVVAPATALPLPSPSDFSLCQAPNISESSQTAHKFLQAVFHKNDASVRCDASIPRIAQDLMKKMIRQFAMEYASKCLLRTTSTEVTTRSSSPFSSETSDVPLDLTVSRTKEETERESDADGVLDLSQKNDVSTTSSNVIALGCPPPCDEEELGNREKRTAKRRSALDVVLDCLCPAHRSLLYQMLKLAHKENLLSSPARKAVFPTESHCRRCGLGADEVTLEKCTTRHGASFCPLSDCAHQGCTSPTCLPGELPLKACRGVAPFDLNGHSTQSCTTDTRDTLMCPKRLRCTFSQGLPADQIESMVCSFAPRSAVCCSRHPDPYLRVRNRARVSHLNATTGDRDPPPPVLKREQSPSPPPLSPIQSDIQKSTDEMPPSLLHHKQEGEAARAVKDHPNMHRELIVAAAKRQALESRTPTSSQVENQSGTLLQDVVNRFSEKLDTIRPPAPAPASSAILSEQEQRRSSTSQNLQFPADAHLTEIITTVLHTHSPSDYNLSELFNRHDSKGSRLPNTRFRRRQEALAAMARKADGATSRRQSLKIKRELAMLDASCGKRRSSRAKRSPSNRVNGAVNASGPLLDFNLMPEEERETERNTDRRSLNGLPLNSGPASSRNAVKADETRGKKEGEMDEKDLSQAISHDLQSKFSNPSSRDADVQPQVEAQCERRCQEDKVSANCHAGIFEYPPSGQRCGTADRDDGSVEKQSQIIITDCHPGHENPNTESRRSRRNIVPPQRFSSYVTETRKMFFSIFNQRTPNKNDVTCGTSEALFQHGDVKSADFESKTKPSNLPDTFVLTGREGNCSSRTESTEQNQDVQQTPAVKETACTAKPLGETRPYPKRPISSTASRRLQYPNVSVMTRSAACAKDTCTDLFQYASPIKLMFVSPLKEGVIYRLKSAKSCSDAQAEEVFDPCKESSWAGTPEKKESQITECSLPPTRANGKSMASFDTSPRHMRSSPSQRLKSGASPAEPPLLTPICASGSSPAKLLSSHQSSSAESAPAPFKSGSSPAKSSSSSPKSSGKCTSSSPKTKMASKRSGEVTPPKNPFGMESQRSSRDLQSFHEIAPLKRRPGRPKKLGPHLEQKVKRPIGRPRKQKPERAAAGTGVPNVPADMEGKVNKNLKITVVYGRSRRNKRMVSESFDQLQTEFSNACLKKDPSVARSYKMDLSNPEMDSPEFPQGLHDANPIKEATLHPSSRIKCQKRESPLPSRKPGRPAKVKISGISVTVTTVSPKQRQIWMGKESPKRKTNKKALLPRFQHAQGPRKTVGCPSVCENLQPAGPKESQRKNGRAQNQPLAVRHSKRVSKPSVYFLHAVATCRTPTYSHSNALLRRSKQLLLNKACNQRKQERHPRIEHSVLKGRPCQLGPEDISQELTRIAAISLDSIFAPKETLRWWATSAEERTLNQELARRIQLISDTWVSDTVENRRVDFQFQVNTGSSSSASKSKHSSVVQTLFSCPPTKPRSCSMQQLSSWFMETTETQSLAIVKKTGSRNHYEVMHFPRSVNKRGGKCQSPQAERLRRHVKKFAKTLPKSPLQHEKAQKRLREMKGAPSIQNTRHRLRGTRWRRRRRRRPFSKYKATLLRVRKLFQTQKERKWAKERYTQGTACRPHTVVGLGPKEKAVTLPSDGLESSPGAESEEPKERKICSKAWSPESIKECRVFLKKIKSADDKAAQEWDACTVTLDEKSASAFVFAGKKRQLVGVVRAVKRKRCADGSGATPSVRESLQMELDEMPLGRRKGKCPGLASARAPPAKKLRQSRMKGLSGPRWCDFVLGS, from the exons ATGCTGACAAGAGATCTGAACTTATTTAATG ACTGTGAACCCGAAGCGGTAGCGGACTGGTCTCCGGAGGCAAACTGCTCATTCTGCAGCCTTCCTCTGGATAAACTCAGT GTTGTAGCACCTGCAACCGCTttgcccctcccctccccctcgGATTTCTCTCTATGTCAAGCTCCAAACATCTCGGAGAGCAGCCAGACGGCTCACAAGTTCCTTCAAGCCGTGTTCCACAAGAACG ATGCGTCCGTACGCTGCGACGCCAGCATTCCTCGGATTGCCCAGGACCTGATGAAGAAGATGATACGCCAGTTCGCCATGGAGTACGCGTCCAAGTGCCTGCTCCGCACCACTTCGACGGAGGTGACGACGAGAAGTTCTTCGCCTTTTTCTTCGGAAACGTCGGATGTCCCCTTGGACCTGACCGTGAGCAGAACTAAGGAGGAGACAGAAAGGGAATCGGATGCAG ACGGGGTGCTTGACCTCTCCCAAAAGAACGACGTCAGCACAACTTCGTCGAATGTCATCGCCTTAGG CTGCCCGCCTCCTTGCGATGAAGAAGAATTGGGAAATCGGGAGAAGAGGACAGCTAAGCGGCGATCTGCACTGGACGTGGTGCTCGACTGCCTCTGCCCAGCACATCGTTCCTTACTCTACCAGATGCTGAAGTTGGCCCACAAGGAAAACTTGCTCTCCTCCCCCGCCCGCAAAGCAGTTTTTCCGACAGAAAGCCACTGCCGCCGTTGTGGATTAGGCGCAGATGAGGTCACCCTCGAGAAGTGTACCACGCGCCACGGCGCTTCGTTCTGCCCTTTGTCCGATTGCGCTCATCAAGGCTGCACAAGCCCAACGTGCCTTCCCGGAGAGTTGCCCTTAAAAGCCTGTCGCGGTGTGGCTCCGTTTGACCTGAACGGCCACAGCACGCAAAGTTGTACCACGGACACTCGCGACACACTGATGTGCCCCAAGAGGCTCCGCTGTACTTTCAGTCAAGGTCTGCCTGCAGATCAAATCGAGAGCATGGTGTGTTCCTTTGCTCCTCGCTCTGCGGTTTGCTGTAGCCGACACCCCGACCCTTATTTACGTGTTAGGAACCGCGCCCGTGTGAGCCATCTTAACGCAACCACGGGAGATCGTGACCCCCCTCCTCCCGTCCTGAAAAGAGAACAGAGCCCTTCTCCTCCTCCGCTTTCTCCAATCCAATCAGATATTCAGAAATCAACGGATGAAATGCCACCTTCCCTGCTTCACCATAAGCAAGAGGGAGAAGCTGCCCGCGCGGTTAAAGATCATCCGAATATGCACCGGGAGCTGATTGTAGCTGCGGCAAAAAGACAAGCTCTGGAGTCTCGGACTCCAACAAGTAGCCAAGTTGAGAACCAAAGTGGGACTTTACTGCAAGATGTTGTGAACCGTTTTAGTGAGAAACTTGATACCATCAGACCTCCAGCTCCGGCTCCGGCCTCCTCGGCCATTCTTTCTGAACAGGAGCAGCGACGGTCCTCAACCAGCCAAAACCTGCAGTTTCCTGCTGATGCCCATTTGACTGAAATTATCACCACTGTGCTTCATACGCACAGTCCCAGCGACTATAACCTCAGTGAGCTCTTTAATCGGCACGATAGCAAAGGGTCCAGGTTGCCTAATACACGCTTCCGTCGTCGCCAAGAAGCGCTCGCTGCGATGGCGAGAAAGGCTGACGGCGCTACAAGCCGAAGGCAAAGTTTGAAAATCAAACGAGAGCTCGCAATGTTGGACGCGTCATGCGGCAAGAGGAGGTCATCGCGTGCAAAGAGATCGCCGTCAAACCGTGTTAACGGCGCTGTGAACGCATCGGGCCCTTTGCTTGACTTCAACCTAATGCCAGAAGAGGAACGAGAAACCGAGCGGAACACGGACCGTCGAAGCCTTAACGGGCTCCCGCTCAATAGCGGCCCCGCAAGTAGCAGAAATGCAGTAAAAGCGGATGAAACCCGGGGAAAAAAGGAAGGggaaatggatgaaaaagaCCTGAGCCAAGCAATTTCCCACGATTTGCAAAGCAAATTTTCTAACCCTTCTTCTCGAGACGCTGACGTGCAACCGCAGGTGGAGGCTCAGTGTGAGCGACGTTGCCAAGAGGACAAGGTCAGTGCAAACTGCCACGCCGGGATTTTTGAATACCCCCCGTCAGGGCAACGCTGTGGCACTGCTGATCGTGATGATGGGTCAGTTGAAAAGCAAAGTCAAATTATCATTACAGACTGTCATCCAGGTCACGAAAACCCCAACACTGAGTCGAGGAGGTCACGGAGAAACATCGTGCCGCCACAGCGGTTCTCCTCTTACGTCACCGAAACCAGGAAGATGTTCTTTAGTATATTTAACCAGAGAACTCCGAATAAGAACGATGTCACGTGTGGTACCTCAGAGGCCTTATTTCAACATGGAGATGTTAAGAGTGCTGACTTTGAATCAAAAACCAAACCATCTAATCTCCCAGACACCTTTGTACTAACCGGTAGAGAAGGAAACTGTTCGTCACGTACGGAATCAACAGAACAAAACCAGGATGTGCAACAAACTCCGGCAGTCAAAGAGACTGCGTGCACTGCCAAACCTTTGGGAGAGACCCGACCATATCCAAAAAGACCCATCTCAAGTACTGCATCAAGAAGGCTGCAATACCCAAATGTCAGTGTTATGACGAGGTCTGCTGCCTGTGCAAAGGATACTTGCACCGATCTGTTCCAGTACGCGAGCCCAATTAAGTTAATGTTTGTATCACCTTTAAAAGAAGGTGTCATATATAGGCTTAAATCAGCAAAATCTTGCTCAGATGCACAGGCAGAGGAAGTCTTTGACCCATGCAAGGAATCCTCCTGGGCAGGGACACCCGAGAAGAAGGAAAGCCAAATCACTGAATGTAGTTTGCCACCTACCAGGGCTAACGGCAAATCCATGGCCTCATTTGATACATCTCCGCGGCACATGAGGTCTTCTCCTTCACAGCGACTGAAGTCCGGTGCGTCACCGGCCGAGCCACCTTTGTTAACTCCCATTTGTGCTTCGGGTTCTTCACCAGCTAAGCTTTTGTCATCGCATCAGTCTTCATCGGCCGAGTCGGCTCCTGCTCCATTTAAGTCGGGTTCTTCCCCAGCTaagtcctcttcctcatcaCCAAAGTCGTCTGGAAAATGTACGTCTTcatcaccaaaaacaaaaatggcctcAAAGAGATCAGGTGAAGTTACTCCACCTAAGAATCCATTTGGAATGGAGAGCCAAAGGTCATCTCGGGACTTGCAGTCGTTCCATGAAATCGCTCCCCTGAAAAGACGCCCGGGCCGGCCAAAGAAGTTGGGGCCGCATCTGGAGCAGAAAGTGAAGAGACCAATCGGTCGACCGCGTAAACAGAAGCCTGAGCGTGCAGCAGCAGGGACAGGCGTGCCAAATGTACCAGCAGACATGGAGGGCAAAGTCAACAAGAACCTCAAAATAACTGTGGTCTACGGCCGTTCGAGAAGAAACAAACGAATGGTTTCGGAGAGTTTTGATCAGCTCCAAACAGAGTTTAGCAATGCCTGTCTTAAGAAGGACCCGAGTGTAGCACGAAGCTATAAAATGGATTTAAGTAATCCCGAAATGGATTCACCGGAATTCCCTCAGGGTTTGCATGATGCCAACCCTATAAAGGAGGCCACGCTACACCCTAGCAGTAGGATCAAGTGCCAAAAAAGGGAGAGTCCTTTACCCTCGAGGAAACCAGGTAGACCGGCAAAAGTTAAAATCTCTGGAATCTCGGTCACTGTGACCACAGTGTCACCAAAGCAACGTCAAATTTGGATGGGGAAGGAGTCTCCCAAAAGAAAAACCAACAAGAAAGCTCTACTGCCACGATTTCAACACGCTCAAGGGCCCAGGAAGACGGTTGGTTGTCCGTCTGTTTGTGAAAACCTGCAACCAGCGGGACCAAAAGAATCTCAGAGGAAAAACGGGCGAGCGCAAAATCAGCCTCTAGCTGTGCGTCATTCAAAGAGAGTGAGTAAGCCCTCGGTGTATTTTCTGCATGCCGTTGCCACCTGCAGAACTCCAACATACAGTCACAGTAACGCTCTCTTACGACGCTCCAAACAACTTCTGTTGAACAAGGCCTGCAatcaaagaaaacaagaaagaCACCCGAGGATAGAACATTCAGTCTTGAAAGGCCGCCCTTGTCAACTGGGGCCAGAGGACATCTCTCAGGAGCTCACTCGAATAGCAGCTATTTCTTTGGACTCAATATTTGCTCCCAAAGAGACACTCCGTTGGTGGGCAACATCGGCTGAAGAAAGGACCTTGAACCAAGAGCTCGCCAGACGCATTCagctcatctctgacacctgggTCTCGGACACGGTGGAGAACCGGAGGGTAGACTTCCAGTTCCAAGTAAACACCGGTAGTAGTTCCTCAGCCTCTAAGTCCAAACATTCTTCAGTCGTTCAAACGTTGTTCAGCTGCCCCCCTACTAAACCCAGATCCTGTAGTATGCAGCAACTCAGTTCCTGGTTCATGGAGACGACAGAGACGCAGTCACTGGCGATTGTCAAGAAGACCGGCTCCCGCAACCATTACGAAGTTATGCACTTCCCTCGCTCAGTCAACAAACGAGGTGGCAAGTGTCAAAGTCCTCAGGCAGAACGACTCCGCAGACATGTCAAGAAGTTTGCCAAAACCTTGCCAAAGAGTCCACTCCAGCACGAAAAAGCCCAAAAAAGGTTGAGGGAAATGAAGGGAGCTCCATCAATCCAAAACACGAGGCACCGACTCCGAGGAACTAgatggaggcggcggcggcggcggcggcccttCAGCAAATACAAGGCCACGCTGCTCCGGGTCAGGAAACTCTTCCAAACTCAAAAAGAAAGGAAGTGGGCAAAGGAAAGATACACGCAAGGAACTGCCTGTAGGCCACACACGGTCGTTGGACTTGGACCAAAAGAGAAAGCGGTGACATTGCCGTCTGACGGTTTGGAGAGCAGTCCCGGCGCCGAATCTGAGGAGCCAAAAGAGCGAAAGATCTGCTCGAAAGCCTGGAGTCCCGAGTCCATTAAGGAATGCCGAGTATTTCTGAAAAAGATCAAGTCCGCAGACGACAAAGCGGCGCAAGAGTGGGACGCCTGTACCGTGACACTGGATGAGAAGTCAGCTTCTGCATTTGTGTTTGCCGGAAAGAAGAGGCAACTGGTCGGAGTCGTTCGAGCTGTGAAAAGAAAACGCTGCGCCGACGGCAGCGGCGCGACCCCTTCGGTGCGTGAATCACTCCAGATGGAACTGGATGAAATGCCTTTAGGGAGGCGCAAGGGCAAATGTCCCGGCCTCGCGTCTGCCCGAGCACCACCTGCCAAAAAGCTGCGACAATCTCGGATGAAGGGCTTAAGTGGACCGAGGTGGTGTGACTTTGTGCTGG GAAGCTAG